One window from the genome of Bufo bufo chromosome 4, aBufBuf1.1, whole genome shotgun sequence encodes:
- the AP2M1 gene encoding AP-2 complex subunit mu isoform X2, protein MIGGLFIYNHKGEVLISRVYRDDIGRNAVDAFRVNVIHARQQVRSPVTNIARTSFFHVKRSNIWLAAVTKQNVNAAMVFEFLYKMCDVMTAYFGKISEENIKNNFVLIYELLDEILDFGYPQNSETGALKTFITQQGIKSQHQTKEEQSQITSQVTGQIGWRREGIKYRRNELFLDVLESVNLLMSPQGQVLSAHVSGRVVMKSYLSGMPECKFGMNDKIVIEKQGKGTADETGKTGKQSIAIDDCTFHQCVRLSKFDSERSISFIPPDGEFELMRYRTTKDIILPFRVIPLVREVGRTKLEVKVVIKSNFKPSLLAQKIEVRIPTPLNTSGVQVICMKGKAKYKASENAIVWKIKRMAGMKESQISAEIELLPTNDKKKWARPPISMNFEVPFAPSGLKVRYLKVFEPKLNYSDHDVIKWVRYIGRSGIYETRC, encoded by the exons ATGATCGGAGGGCTGTTCATCTACAATCACAAGGGAGAGGTCCTCATCTCCCGGGTGTACAGAGATGACATTGG GAGGAATGCAGTGGATGCTTTTCGTGTCAATGTTATCCATGCCCGGCAGCAGGTGCGCTCTCCTGTCACCAACATTGCTCGTACCAGTTTCTTTCACGTGAAACGCTCAAACATCTGGCTGGCAGCAGTCACCAAGCAAAATGTCAACGCTGCTATGGTATTTGAGTTCCTTTATAAGATGTGCGACGTCATGACTGCTTACTTTGGAAAGATCAGTGAGGAAAATATCAAGAACAACTTTGTCCTGATCTATGAGCTGCTTGATG AAATCCTGGATTTTGGCTACCCGCAGAACTCTGAAACTGGAGCACTGAAAACCTTCATTACCCAGCAAGGGATTAAAAGCCAG CACCAG ACCAAGGAGGAGCAGTCCCAGATCACCAGCCAGGTGACTGGTCAGATTGGCTGGCGGCGTGAAGGGATCAAATATCGCCGCAATGAGCTGTTCTTGGATGTTTTAGAGAGTGTGAACCTACTAATGTCCCCTCAAG GGCAGGTACTTAGCGCTCATGTGTCTGGACGGGTGGTTATGAAGAGCTACTTGAGCGGCATGCCAGAATGCAAATTTGGGATGAATGATAAGATCGTAATTGAGAAGCAAGGCAAAGGCACAGCTGATGAGACAGGCAAAAC CGGGAAACAATCCATTGCTATTGATGACTGTACATTCCATCAGTGTGTTCGGCTGAGCAAGTTTGATTCCGAGCGCAGCATCAGCTTTATTCCACCCGACGGAGAGTTTGAACTGATGag ATATCGAACCACAAAGGACATAATCCTTCCGTTCCGTGTCATCCCACTGGTTCGTGAGGTGGGGCGTACTAAACTGGAGGTTAAGGTGGTGATTAAATCCAACTTCAAGCCTTCACTACTGGCTCAGAAAATTGAG GTTCGAATCCCCACACCGCTCAACACAAGCGGAGTGCAAGTCATTTGTATGAAAGGAAAAGCTAAGTACAAGGCCAGTGAAAACGCCATTGTCTGGAA GATAAAACGGATGGCTGGAATGAAGGAATCGCAAATTAGTGCTGAGATTGAGCTCTTACCAACCAATGACAAGAAGAAGTGGGCGCGACCTCCTATTTCTATGAACTTTGAG GTCCCCTTTGCTCCGTCCGGGCTCAAAGTTCGTTACCTGAAAGTGTTTGAACCTAAGCTGAACTACAGCGACCATGATGTGATAAAATGGGTGCGATACATTGGCCGCAGTGGAATCTATGAGACACGTTGTTAA
- the AP2M1 gene encoding AP-2 complex subunit mu isoform X1: MIGGLFIYNHKGEVLISRVYRDDIGNRRNAVDAFRVNVIHARQQVRSPVTNIARTSFFHVKRSNIWLAAVTKQNVNAAMVFEFLYKMCDVMTAYFGKISEENIKNNFVLIYELLDEILDFGYPQNSETGALKTFITQQGIKSQHQTKEEQSQITSQVTGQIGWRREGIKYRRNELFLDVLESVNLLMSPQGQVLSAHVSGRVVMKSYLSGMPECKFGMNDKIVIEKQGKGTADETGKTGKQSIAIDDCTFHQCVRLSKFDSERSISFIPPDGEFELMRYRTTKDIILPFRVIPLVREVGRTKLEVKVVIKSNFKPSLLAQKIEVRIPTPLNTSGVQVICMKGKAKYKASENAIVWKIKRMAGMKESQISAEIELLPTNDKKKWARPPISMNFEVPFAPSGLKVRYLKVFEPKLNYSDHDVIKWVRYIGRSGIYETRC; encoded by the exons ATGATCGGAGGGCTGTTCATCTACAATCACAAGGGAGAGGTCCTCATCTCCCGGGTGTACAGAGATGACATTGG CAATAG GAGGAATGCAGTGGATGCTTTTCGTGTCAATGTTATCCATGCCCGGCAGCAGGTGCGCTCTCCTGTCACCAACATTGCTCGTACCAGTTTCTTTCACGTGAAACGCTCAAACATCTGGCTGGCAGCAGTCACCAAGCAAAATGTCAACGCTGCTATGGTATTTGAGTTCCTTTATAAGATGTGCGACGTCATGACTGCTTACTTTGGAAAGATCAGTGAGGAAAATATCAAGAACAACTTTGTCCTGATCTATGAGCTGCTTGATG AAATCCTGGATTTTGGCTACCCGCAGAACTCTGAAACTGGAGCACTGAAAACCTTCATTACCCAGCAAGGGATTAAAAGCCAG CACCAG ACCAAGGAGGAGCAGTCCCAGATCACCAGCCAGGTGACTGGTCAGATTGGCTGGCGGCGTGAAGGGATCAAATATCGCCGCAATGAGCTGTTCTTGGATGTTTTAGAGAGTGTGAACCTACTAATGTCCCCTCAAG GGCAGGTACTTAGCGCTCATGTGTCTGGACGGGTGGTTATGAAGAGCTACTTGAGCGGCATGCCAGAATGCAAATTTGGGATGAATGATAAGATCGTAATTGAGAAGCAAGGCAAAGGCACAGCTGATGAGACAGGCAAAAC CGGGAAACAATCCATTGCTATTGATGACTGTACATTCCATCAGTGTGTTCGGCTGAGCAAGTTTGATTCCGAGCGCAGCATCAGCTTTATTCCACCCGACGGAGAGTTTGAACTGATGag ATATCGAACCACAAAGGACATAATCCTTCCGTTCCGTGTCATCCCACTGGTTCGTGAGGTGGGGCGTACTAAACTGGAGGTTAAGGTGGTGATTAAATCCAACTTCAAGCCTTCACTACTGGCTCAGAAAATTGAG GTTCGAATCCCCACACCGCTCAACACAAGCGGAGTGCAAGTCATTTGTATGAAAGGAAAAGCTAAGTACAAGGCCAGTGAAAACGCCATTGTCTGGAA GATAAAACGGATGGCTGGAATGAAGGAATCGCAAATTAGTGCTGAGATTGAGCTCTTACCAACCAATGACAAGAAGAAGTGGGCGCGACCTCCTATTTCTATGAACTTTGAG GTCCCCTTTGCTCCGTCCGGGCTCAAAGTTCGTTACCTGAAAGTGTTTGAACCTAAGCTGAACTACAGCGACCATGATGTGATAAAATGGGTGCGATACATTGGCCGCAGTGGAATCTATGAGACACGTTGTTAA
- the AP2M1 gene encoding AP-2 complex subunit mu isoform X4, which produces MIGGLFIYNHKGEVLISRVYRDDIGRNAVDAFRVNVIHARQQVRSPVTNIARTSFFHVKRSNIWLAAVTKQNVNAAMVFEFLYKMCDVMTAYFGKISEENIKNNFVLIYELLDEILDFGYPQNSETGALKTFITQQGIKSQTKEEQSQITSQVTGQIGWRREGIKYRRNELFLDVLESVNLLMSPQGQVLSAHVSGRVVMKSYLSGMPECKFGMNDKIVIEKQGKGTADETGKTGKQSIAIDDCTFHQCVRLSKFDSERSISFIPPDGEFELMRYRTTKDIILPFRVIPLVREVGRTKLEVKVVIKSNFKPSLLAQKIEVRIPTPLNTSGVQVICMKGKAKYKASENAIVWKIKRMAGMKESQISAEIELLPTNDKKKWARPPISMNFEVPFAPSGLKVRYLKVFEPKLNYSDHDVIKWVRYIGRSGIYETRC; this is translated from the exons ATGATCGGAGGGCTGTTCATCTACAATCACAAGGGAGAGGTCCTCATCTCCCGGGTGTACAGAGATGACATTGG GAGGAATGCAGTGGATGCTTTTCGTGTCAATGTTATCCATGCCCGGCAGCAGGTGCGCTCTCCTGTCACCAACATTGCTCGTACCAGTTTCTTTCACGTGAAACGCTCAAACATCTGGCTGGCAGCAGTCACCAAGCAAAATGTCAACGCTGCTATGGTATTTGAGTTCCTTTATAAGATGTGCGACGTCATGACTGCTTACTTTGGAAAGATCAGTGAGGAAAATATCAAGAACAACTTTGTCCTGATCTATGAGCTGCTTGATG AAATCCTGGATTTTGGCTACCCGCAGAACTCTGAAACTGGAGCACTGAAAACCTTCATTACCCAGCAAGGGATTAAAAGCCAG ACCAAGGAGGAGCAGTCCCAGATCACCAGCCAGGTGACTGGTCAGATTGGCTGGCGGCGTGAAGGGATCAAATATCGCCGCAATGAGCTGTTCTTGGATGTTTTAGAGAGTGTGAACCTACTAATGTCCCCTCAAG GGCAGGTACTTAGCGCTCATGTGTCTGGACGGGTGGTTATGAAGAGCTACTTGAGCGGCATGCCAGAATGCAAATTTGGGATGAATGATAAGATCGTAATTGAGAAGCAAGGCAAAGGCACAGCTGATGAGACAGGCAAAAC CGGGAAACAATCCATTGCTATTGATGACTGTACATTCCATCAGTGTGTTCGGCTGAGCAAGTTTGATTCCGAGCGCAGCATCAGCTTTATTCCACCCGACGGAGAGTTTGAACTGATGag ATATCGAACCACAAAGGACATAATCCTTCCGTTCCGTGTCATCCCACTGGTTCGTGAGGTGGGGCGTACTAAACTGGAGGTTAAGGTGGTGATTAAATCCAACTTCAAGCCTTCACTACTGGCTCAGAAAATTGAG GTTCGAATCCCCACACCGCTCAACACAAGCGGAGTGCAAGTCATTTGTATGAAAGGAAAAGCTAAGTACAAGGCCAGTGAAAACGCCATTGTCTGGAA GATAAAACGGATGGCTGGAATGAAGGAATCGCAAATTAGTGCTGAGATTGAGCTCTTACCAACCAATGACAAGAAGAAGTGGGCGCGACCTCCTATTTCTATGAACTTTGAG GTCCCCTTTGCTCCGTCCGGGCTCAAAGTTCGTTACCTGAAAGTGTTTGAACCTAAGCTGAACTACAGCGACCATGATGTGATAAAATGGGTGCGATACATTGGCCGCAGTGGAATCTATGAGACACGTTGTTAA
- the AP2M1 gene encoding AP-2 complex subunit mu isoform X3, translating into MIGGLFIYNHKGEVLISRVYRDDIGNRRNAVDAFRVNVIHARQQVRSPVTNIARTSFFHVKRSNIWLAAVTKQNVNAAMVFEFLYKMCDVMTAYFGKISEENIKNNFVLIYELLDEILDFGYPQNSETGALKTFITQQGIKSQTKEEQSQITSQVTGQIGWRREGIKYRRNELFLDVLESVNLLMSPQGQVLSAHVSGRVVMKSYLSGMPECKFGMNDKIVIEKQGKGTADETGKTGKQSIAIDDCTFHQCVRLSKFDSERSISFIPPDGEFELMRYRTTKDIILPFRVIPLVREVGRTKLEVKVVIKSNFKPSLLAQKIEVRIPTPLNTSGVQVICMKGKAKYKASENAIVWKIKRMAGMKESQISAEIELLPTNDKKKWARPPISMNFEVPFAPSGLKVRYLKVFEPKLNYSDHDVIKWVRYIGRSGIYETRC; encoded by the exons ATGATCGGAGGGCTGTTCATCTACAATCACAAGGGAGAGGTCCTCATCTCCCGGGTGTACAGAGATGACATTGG CAATAG GAGGAATGCAGTGGATGCTTTTCGTGTCAATGTTATCCATGCCCGGCAGCAGGTGCGCTCTCCTGTCACCAACATTGCTCGTACCAGTTTCTTTCACGTGAAACGCTCAAACATCTGGCTGGCAGCAGTCACCAAGCAAAATGTCAACGCTGCTATGGTATTTGAGTTCCTTTATAAGATGTGCGACGTCATGACTGCTTACTTTGGAAAGATCAGTGAGGAAAATATCAAGAACAACTTTGTCCTGATCTATGAGCTGCTTGATG AAATCCTGGATTTTGGCTACCCGCAGAACTCTGAAACTGGAGCACTGAAAACCTTCATTACCCAGCAAGGGATTAAAAGCCAG ACCAAGGAGGAGCAGTCCCAGATCACCAGCCAGGTGACTGGTCAGATTGGCTGGCGGCGTGAAGGGATCAAATATCGCCGCAATGAGCTGTTCTTGGATGTTTTAGAGAGTGTGAACCTACTAATGTCCCCTCAAG GGCAGGTACTTAGCGCTCATGTGTCTGGACGGGTGGTTATGAAGAGCTACTTGAGCGGCATGCCAGAATGCAAATTTGGGATGAATGATAAGATCGTAATTGAGAAGCAAGGCAAAGGCACAGCTGATGAGACAGGCAAAAC CGGGAAACAATCCATTGCTATTGATGACTGTACATTCCATCAGTGTGTTCGGCTGAGCAAGTTTGATTCCGAGCGCAGCATCAGCTTTATTCCACCCGACGGAGAGTTTGAACTGATGag ATATCGAACCACAAAGGACATAATCCTTCCGTTCCGTGTCATCCCACTGGTTCGTGAGGTGGGGCGTACTAAACTGGAGGTTAAGGTGGTGATTAAATCCAACTTCAAGCCTTCACTACTGGCTCAGAAAATTGAG GTTCGAATCCCCACACCGCTCAACACAAGCGGAGTGCAAGTCATTTGTATGAAAGGAAAAGCTAAGTACAAGGCCAGTGAAAACGCCATTGTCTGGAA GATAAAACGGATGGCTGGAATGAAGGAATCGCAAATTAGTGCTGAGATTGAGCTCTTACCAACCAATGACAAGAAGAAGTGGGCGCGACCTCCTATTTCTATGAACTTTGAG GTCCCCTTTGCTCCGTCCGGGCTCAAAGTTCGTTACCTGAAAGTGTTTGAACCTAAGCTGAACTACAGCGACCATGATGTGATAAAATGGGTGCGATACATTGGCCGCAGTGGAATCTATGAGACACGTTGTTAA